One window from the genome of Rariglobus hedericola encodes:
- a CDS encoding flagellin: MSVVINSNYAASVASNNLASSSTMLQKSLNRLSSGSKIVNPSDDAGGLAVSMRLSAAARRSGAASTNVANSVSYLQTQDGALKVAGKVLERVSELKVLAQDPTKSSTDVANYDTEFSQLKLQLTSLAAEKFNGINLFANALTAQVSEDGSQTVALSSKALATGTTSITGAANLAAVSITQINTAIDATATLRATNGAEQSRLGFAAEVLTTNKANLEAANSRIVDVDVAEESTQLARWNTLVQAGTAMLAQANGSAQTALRLLQ, translated from the coding sequence ATGTCAGTCGTCATTAACAGCAACTACGCGGCCTCCGTTGCCTCCAACAACCTGGCCAGCTCCTCCACCATGCTGCAAAAGAGCCTCAACCGGCTCTCGAGCGGATCGAAAATCGTAAACCCCTCCGACGACGCCGGTGGTTTGGCCGTCTCCATGCGCCTCTCCGCCGCCGCCCGCCGTTCGGGTGCAGCTTCCACCAACGTCGCCAACTCGGTGTCCTACCTGCAGACGCAGGACGGCGCCTTGAAGGTCGCCGGCAAAGTTCTTGAGCGCGTCAGCGAGCTCAAGGTCCTCGCCCAAGATCCCACCAAGAGTTCCACCGACGTGGCGAACTACGATACGGAGTTCTCGCAGTTGAAGCTCCAGCTCACGTCCCTTGCGGCCGAAAAGTTCAACGGTATCAACCTCTTCGCCAATGCGCTCACTGCGCAGGTCAGCGAAGACGGTTCGCAGACTGTTGCTCTCTCGTCCAAGGCTCTCGCCACTGGCACCACCAGTATCACGGGTGCGGCCAATCTCGCCGCCGTGAGCATCACCCAGATCAACACCGCCATCGATGCAACCGCCACGCTTCGCGCCACCAACGGTGCCGAGCAAAGCCGCCTCGGGTTCGCCGCGGAGGTGTTGACCACCAACAAGGCCAACCTCGAAGCCGCCAACAGCCGCATCGTCGATGTGGATGTGGCCGAGGAATCCACGCAGCTCGCCCGCTGGAACACCCTCGTCCAGGCCGGCACCGCCATGTTGGCACAGGCCAACGGGTCCGCCCAGACCGCCCTGCGTCTCCTTCAGTAA
- a CDS encoding flagellin yields MSVVINSNYAATVASNNLASSSANLQKSLNRLSSGSKIVSPADDAGGLAVSMRLSAAARRSGAAAINVANSGSLLQTQDGVLKVAGKVIERIGELKVLATDPTKSATDIANYDTEFSQLKLQLTSLAAEKFNGINLFNNALTAQVSEDGSQTVALSAKNLAGNAGVTAINGAANLAAVTITNISAATDGIATFRATNGAEQSRLGFAAEVLTTNKANLEAANSRIVDVDVAEESTQLARWNTLVQAGTAMLSQANQSAQTALKLLQ; encoded by the coding sequence ATGTCTGTCGTTATCAATAGCAACTACGCAGCGACCGTTGCCTCGAACAACCTCGCCAGCTCGTCCGCCAACCTCCAGAAAAGCCTGAACCGTTTGTCCAGCGGTTCGAAGATTGTCAGCCCGGCCGATGATGCCGGTGGTCTGGCCGTCTCCATGCGCCTCTCTGCAGCCGCCCGCCGCTCCGGCGCCGCCGCAATCAATGTCGCCAACTCCGGTTCGCTGCTGCAAACGCAGGACGGTGTGCTCAAAGTCGCCGGCAAGGTGATCGAGCGTATCGGCGAACTCAAAGTCCTCGCCACCGATCCGACCAAGAGCGCCACGGATATCGCCAACTACGATACCGAGTTCTCGCAACTCAAGCTCCAGCTGACCTCGCTGGCCGCCGAGAAGTTCAACGGAATCAATCTCTTTAACAACGCGCTCACCGCCCAAGTCAGCGAAGATGGTTCGCAGACGGTCGCTCTCTCCGCGAAGAACCTCGCCGGCAACGCCGGTGTGACCGCCATCAACGGCGCGGCCAATCTCGCCGCCGTGACGATCACCAACATCTCCGCCGCCACCGATGGCATCGCGACCTTCCGCGCCACCAACGGCGCCGAACAGAGCCGCCTCGGTTTCGCCGCCGAAGTGTTGACCACCAACAAGGCCAACCTCGAGGCCGCCAACAGCCGCATCGTCGATGTGGACGTGGCCGAGGAGTCCACGCAGCTCGCCCGCTGGAACACCCTCGTCCAGGCCGGCACCGCGATGCTCTCGCAGGCCAACCAGAGCGCCCAGACCGCGCTCAAGCTGCTGCAGTAA
- the fliD gene encoding flagellar filament capping protein FliD — MATNQLSGLVSGFDWKTFIDSTIEYSSAPITRLQSEQSKNSSKSNALSTLDGKMTVLQSSINALTDSTSFYSRTAKLSSAATTWSAAAGTGTAIGDYKIAVTQLATASRLRGTTDIATGISASNDVSGITLSTMPLSAPVTAGTFTINGNQITIDLADSLQDVFDAISTATGGTVTGAYDSTTDKITLTGSGGPITLGAANDTSNFLSALRLANNGTATVASSSSLGALPQTTRLDAAGLRTPITAVDGSGNGSFTINGVEITYNTTTDSLKTVMARINASSAGVSASYDAATDRVSLINKTTGDSGIFISESSGGLLGALGLTASTVERGKNALYSINDGPELISATNTVTSGSHGIDGLSLTVGATGTDTVSVSGDTAAMKSKINAFISAFNSVQSFIEEQTKITSVNGKVTAATLSNEREVQSWSQTLRRNAFAGIDGLDSTISRLEGLGIDFTSGTNELTIKSQSTLDAALTNRPDDVAAFFSTSSTGFAARIKASVDLIAGTDFGKGYIDNQLTKITANNKSIDDQIAAIQRQLDQQRELLTASFIAMENAQQSYNNMQTQLTKAFSSTSSSS; from the coding sequence ATGGCCACCAACCAACTCTCCGGACTCGTCTCAGGCTTCGATTGGAAAACCTTCATCGATTCCACGATCGAATACTCCAGCGCGCCAATTACCCGCCTTCAGTCCGAACAATCCAAGAACAGTAGCAAGTCCAACGCCCTCAGCACGCTCGATGGCAAGATGACAGTGCTGCAAAGCTCCATCAACGCCCTCACTGACAGCACTTCGTTTTATTCGCGCACGGCTAAACTCTCTTCGGCAGCCACCACCTGGTCGGCGGCCGCCGGCACCGGCACCGCCATCGGTGATTACAAGATCGCCGTCACCCAGCTCGCCACCGCCAGCCGCCTGCGCGGCACGACCGATATCGCCACCGGCATCAGCGCCTCAAACGACGTTTCAGGCATCACTCTTTCGACCATGCCGCTGAGCGCTCCCGTCACCGCCGGCACTTTCACCATCAACGGCAATCAAATCACCATCGATCTGGCCGATTCGCTGCAGGACGTCTTCGACGCGATTTCGACCGCCACCGGCGGCACGGTCACGGGCGCCTACGATTCCACGACCGATAAAATCACGCTCACCGGCAGCGGCGGTCCCATCACACTCGGCGCGGCCAACGACACGTCTAATTTTCTTTCGGCCCTGCGCCTCGCCAACAACGGCACCGCCACCGTTGCCAGCAGTTCTTCACTCGGTGCACTTCCACAAACCACCCGCCTCGATGCCGCCGGCCTGCGCACGCCCATCACCGCCGTCGATGGCTCGGGCAATGGCAGCTTCACGATCAACGGCGTGGAGATCACCTACAACACCACGACCGATTCCTTGAAGACTGTGATGGCGCGCATCAACGCATCGAGCGCCGGTGTATCCGCTTCCTACGACGCCGCCACCGATCGCGTTTCACTCATTAATAAAACCACCGGCGACTCGGGTATATTCATCAGCGAAAGCAGCGGCGGCTTGCTCGGGGCCCTCGGCTTGACGGCCTCCACCGTCGAGCGCGGTAAAAACGCCCTCTACTCCATCAACGACGGCCCCGAGTTGATCAGCGCCACCAACACCGTGACTTCCGGAAGTCATGGCATCGACGGACTTTCGCTGACCGTCGGCGCCACCGGCACCGACACCGTTTCCGTGAGCGGTGACACCGCCGCGATGAAGAGCAAAATCAACGCGTTCATCTCAGCCTTTAACTCTGTGCAGAGTTTTATCGAGGAGCAGACGAAGATTACTTCCGTCAACGGCAAGGTCACCGCCGCAACCCTGTCCAACGAGCGCGAGGTTCAATCCTGGTCGCAGACACTTCGTCGCAATGCCTTCGCCGGAATCGACGGACTCGACAGCACCATCAGCCGCTTGGAAGGACTCGGTATCGACTTCACGTCGGGCACGAACGAACTCACCATTAAAAGCCAGTCCACACTTGATGCCGCACTCACCAACCGCCCGGATGACGTCGCCGCTTTTTTCAGCACGTCCTCGACCGGTTTCGCCGCGCGTATCAAAGCGTCCGTCGATCTCATCGCCGGCACCGACTTTGGAAAAGGCTACATCGACAACCAACTCACGAAGATCACCGCCAACAACAAAAGCATCGATGACCAGATTGCCGCCATCCAACGCCAGCTCGACCAGCAACGCGAATTACTGACCGCCAGTTTCATCGCCATGGAAAACGCCCAGCAGTCCTACAACAATATGCAGACCCAGCTGACCAAGGCCTTCTCGTCCACCTCATCCTCTTCTTAA
- the fliS gene encoding flagellar export chaperone FliS, with protein sequence MNHAHEFARIYQAQAVLTTNPGNLVLMLYDGATRFINQAIDADSESDETVRIQRMHTYIVKAQNILIELRANLDFNAGGDYARDLDRLYDYYIRRLMQANLQKSTEPLNEVIGLLGQLRSGWAEMLLKQSANEPVCSVA encoded by the coding sequence ATGAATCACGCCCACGAATTCGCCCGCATTTATCAGGCCCAGGCCGTCCTCACCACGAACCCGGGCAATCTGGTTCTCATGCTCTATGATGGAGCCACCCGCTTCATAAACCAGGCGATCGATGCTGACTCCGAATCCGATGAAACGGTGCGCATCCAGAGAATGCATACTTACATCGTCAAAGCTCAGAACATCCTGATCGAACTGCGCGCCAATCTCGATTTCAACGCCGGCGGTGATTACGCCCGCGATCTCGACCGGCTCTACGATTATTACATCCGCCGCCTCATGCAGGCCAATCTACAGAAATCCACTGAGCCGCTTAACGAGGTCATCGGCCTCCTCGGGCAGTTACGTTCGGGCTGGGCCGAGATGCTCCTGAAACAAAGCGCCAACGAGCCCGTCTGCAGCGTCGCCTGA
- a CDS encoding two-component system sensor histidine kinase NtrB produces MSSTPPFPNESLATLAGGVAHEFNTVLSIVLGYTQLIPDLVANPVRLHEALNLITQAASRGADVVYQLQLFARTQECPRSAQDLHTLIRDSVAHSTRQWPVTIQVRVELCDERVILPLNAAQFILALQHLLQNARVALPADRGTITLRTTVHAEASPPLLCLSVEDNGSGMDTAMRTRGPEPFFTGHPATGMRGLGLSVVHGIVQAHAGRLEIDSAPQCGTRIKIWLPWTCSDPEHASFMPETTEEHTRRQLADARAYTDVNTA; encoded by the coding sequence GTGTCCTCGACTCCTCCATTTCCCAACGAAAGCCTCGCCACACTCGCGGGCGGAGTCGCCCACGAGTTCAACACCGTGCTTTCCATCGTGCTGGGCTACACGCAGCTGATTCCTGATCTCGTCGCCAATCCCGTGCGCCTGCACGAGGCCTTGAACCTCATCACGCAAGCCGCCTCCCGCGGTGCCGACGTTGTTTATCAACTACAACTTTTCGCGCGAACCCAGGAATGTCCGCGCAGTGCACAGGATCTGCACACGTTGATTCGCGACAGTGTCGCTCATTCCACCCGGCAGTGGCCGGTCACGATTCAGGTGCGCGTCGAGCTCTGCGACGAACGAGTGATTCTGCCCCTCAACGCAGCCCAATTCATCCTGGCGCTACAGCACTTGCTGCAAAACGCGCGCGTCGCCCTGCCCGCTGATCGCGGCACGATCACATTGCGCACGACCGTGCACGCCGAGGCCTCGCCCCCGCTGCTCTGCCTGAGCGTGGAAGACAACGGCTCCGGCATGGACACGGCGATGCGCACGCGAGGACCCGAGCCCTTTTTCACCGGACACCCCGCCACGGGCATGCGAGGCCTCGGTCTCTCGGTCGTGCATGGCATCGTGCAGGCCCACGCCGGCCGGCTCGAAATTGATTCCGCTCCGCAATGCGGCACGCGCATCAAAATCTGGCTGCCTTGGACGTGTAGCGATCCCGAGCACGCATCGTTTATGCCCGAAACAACCGAAGAACACACTAGACGCCAACTGGCGGACGCCCGGGCCTACACTGATGTCAATACGGCGTAA
- a CDS encoding sigma-54-dependent transcriptional regulator, whose product MSLERILVLDDEPLLQKILAELFGRKKYIVSIAGTLAEAEALLARDTFDLIMLDVRLPDGDGQQFLERVMGLPEKPLVVMMTGHGSIESAVGCMRAGAFDYLIKPFAPSQIDILLKKAESFRQLMSVNRYFSEQSGAEGDMLGRSTALHRLRQLVLRVAPTDATVLITGENGTGKEMVSRALWRHSQRKGEPYIKVNCAALSENLIESELFGHEKGSFTGATERREGRFELANRGTLLLDEVSEIPPNLQAKLLRVLQEREFERVGGTKTIKVNVRILATSNRDLLHFVERGSFRSDLYYRLNVFPVHVPALRERPDDIVVIAEAFLQRFSRKHGIKLPGFSDQARAALQSYPWPGNVRELQNTIERAVILSESGRPVSTTNLGLPSLPRAATLVGVPIPLSTPNSSETPWPAAPFSASPASGTPFTPSEAQAPESEEMTTPVLSDLEPASAPSLDAEVIPLDQLEKRAILAALVSTGGNRTRAAELLNISIRTMRNKLQEYRASGDLPENALVADDS is encoded by the coding sequence ATGTCCCTCGAACGTATTCTTGTCCTCGACGATGAACCCCTCCTTCAAAAAATCCTCGCGGAACTGTTCGGGCGCAAAAAATACATCGTAAGCATTGCAGGCACGCTTGCCGAGGCCGAGGCCCTGCTGGCCCGCGACACGTTCGACCTCATCATGCTCGACGTGCGTCTGCCCGATGGCGATGGACAACAGTTTCTTGAACGCGTGATGGGCCTGCCGGAAAAACCGCTCGTCGTCATGATGACGGGCCACGGCAGCATTGAGAGCGCAGTCGGCTGCATGCGCGCCGGCGCTTTCGATTATCTTATCAAGCCGTTCGCGCCCTCGCAGATTGATATTCTCCTCAAGAAGGCCGAGTCGTTCCGCCAGCTGATGAGCGTCAACCGCTACTTCAGCGAACAAAGCGGAGCCGAAGGCGACATGCTCGGACGTTCCACCGCGTTGCACCGCCTGCGTCAGCTCGTGCTGCGCGTTGCTCCGACCGATGCCACCGTGCTCATCACCGGAGAAAATGGCACCGGCAAAGAAATGGTTTCCCGCGCCCTCTGGCGTCATTCGCAACGCAAGGGCGAGCCCTACATCAAGGTCAACTGCGCTGCTCTCTCTGAGAACCTGATCGAAAGCGAACTCTTCGGTCACGAAAAAGGGTCATTCACGGGCGCCACGGAACGTCGCGAGGGTCGCTTCGAACTCGCCAATCGCGGCACGCTCCTCCTCGACGAGGTCTCCGAAATCCCCCCCAACCTTCAGGCGAAACTTCTCCGCGTCCTCCAGGAGCGCGAGTTCGAGCGCGTCGGCGGCACCAAGACGATCAAGGTCAACGTGCGCATCCTCGCCACGTCCAATCGCGACCTGCTCCATTTCGTCGAGCGCGGCTCTTTCCGCTCCGATCTTTATTACCGGTTGAACGTTTTCCCCGTGCACGTCCCCGCGCTCCGCGAGCGGCCCGATGACATCGTGGTGATCGCCGAGGCCTTCCTTCAGCGTTTCTCCCGCAAGCATGGCATCAAGCTCCCCGGTTTCTCCGATCAGGCGCGCGCCGCCCTCCAGTCCTACCCGTGGCCGGGCAACGTGCGTGAACTGCAAAATACGATCGAGCGCGCCGTGATTCTCTCCGAATCGGGCCGCCCCGTATCGACTACCAATCTCGGCCTGCCATCGCTGCCCCGCGCCGCCACTCTCGTTGGCGTGCCCATTCCGTTGTCCACCCCCAACTCGTCGGAAACCCCGTGGCCCGCCGCGCCCTTTAGCGCTTCGCCCGCGTCCGGCACTCCCTTCACGCCAAGCGAAGCCCAAGCTCCTGAATCCGAGGAAATGACGACGCCGGTATTGTCGGACCTGGAGCCGGCCTCCGCCCCGTCGCTCGATGCCGAGGTCATCCCCCTCGATCAGCTCGAAAAGCGCGCCATCCTCGCTGCGCTCGTATCGACCGGCGGCAACCGCACGCGCGCCGCCGAGTTGCTCAACATCTCGATCCGCACCATGCGTAATAAACTTCAGGAATACCGCGCCAGCGGTGATCTGCCTGAAAACGCACTGGTCGCCGACGATAGTTAA
- a CDS encoding chemotaxis protein CheX produces MPTSDHISESVFKDTITHAVQNVFKTMFNATALLAEEPQTAAHDATENTRDILIEGQLVVGTVGFIGDISGLIYLYMSAPFANQLAGHILGMTEEELEESGDEVVNDAVGEVTNMTVGVFKNQLCDHGYPCKLTIPSILRGSNFSIEPITSASRRIYRFKIGTNILVADLLMKQGD; encoded by the coding sequence ATGCCTACGAGCGATCACATCAGCGAATCGGTCTTTAAAGATACCATCACCCACGCGGTGCAGAACGTTTTTAAAACCATGTTCAATGCCACCGCATTGCTGGCGGAGGAGCCGCAAACCGCTGCGCACGACGCGACCGAGAACACCCGCGACATCCTGATCGAGGGCCAGCTGGTGGTCGGCACCGTCGGTTTCATCGGCGACATCTCCGGCCTCATCTATCTTTATATGAGCGCTCCATTCGCCAACCAACTCGCCGGCCACATACTCGGCATGACCGAGGAGGAACTCGAGGAATCCGGCGATGAGGTCGTCAACGATGCGGTGGGCGAGGTCACCAACATGACCGTCGGGGTGTTTAAAAACCAGCTCTGCGACCACGGCTACCCATGCAAGCTCACCATCCCGTCCATTCTCCGCGGCAGTAATTTCTCCATCGAACCGATCACATCCGCCTCACGTCGCATCTACCGTTTCAAGATCGGCACCAACATCCTGGTGGCCGACCTTCTCATGAAACAGGGCGACTGA
- a CDS encoding response regulator has product MRYKILTVDDSKTVRIIVKKAFKSYDCDIIEAANGVEGLATAAKESPDVILLDVTMPVMDGVEMLTKLKSDPALKGIPVIMLTAEGGRDNVLKIAKIGVRDYIVKPFKEELLVEKVGRIIDLKPIGDGAQAKAKSIFDPASILVVEDKPAIVQQIQDGIKHTPWKIIGVNTTGEAIDHCSKTPPDVVIISLSLPDEAAFTLFRLLRTNVKTKYTPIFGLVVKTDTTVLQQAQQVGFSSIVTKPIEAQDLEAKIAKAMNLDTSERYFATEDNILLMRLPENTTPGVVAEVTQYLKPKTADAVDSGICRVVVDLHALKHFDMTVIKLLFTTMQTFRELALQYVLVGNSQIVTECKGFEDTKGWQFVDSVEDAKAQLNKGAPVLATAG; this is encoded by the coding sequence ATGCGCTACAAAATCCTCACTGTGGACGATTCCAAAACCGTCCGTATCATCGTCAAAAAGGCCTTTAAGTCCTACGATTGTGACATCATCGAAGCCGCCAACGGCGTCGAGGGTCTCGCCACTGCCGCCAAGGAATCTCCCGATGTGATCCTGCTCGATGTGACCATGCCGGTCATGGATGGCGTCGAGATGCTCACCAAGCTCAAGTCCGACCCCGCGCTCAAGGGCATTCCCGTCATCATGCTCACTGCGGAAGGCGGTCGCGACAACGTGCTCAAAATCGCCAAGATCGGCGTGCGCGATTACATCGTAAAGCCGTTCAAGGAGGAGCTCCTCGTTGAGAAGGTCGGTCGCATCATCGATCTCAAGCCCATCGGCGATGGTGCCCAGGCCAAGGCCAAAAGCATCTTCGATCCCGCCAGCATCCTCGTCGTCGAGGACAAACCCGCGATCGTCCAGCAGATCCAGGATGGCATTAAACACACCCCGTGGAAAATCATCGGCGTCAACACCACTGGCGAGGCCATCGATCACTGCAGCAAGACACCGCCGGATGTCGTCATCATCTCGCTGTCGTTGCCCGATGAAGCCGCCTTCACCTTGTTCCGCCTTCTGCGCACCAACGTGAAGACCAAATACACGCCCATTTTCGGTCTCGTTGTGAAGACCGACACCACCGTGCTCCAGCAGGCCCAGCAGGTCGGCTTCAGTTCCATCGTCACCAAGCCCATCGAGGCCCAGGATCTTGAGGCCAAGATCGCCAAGGCCATGAATCTCGACACGTCCGAGCGTTATTTCGCGACCGAGGACAACATCCTGCTCATGCGCCTGCCGGAAAACACCACCCCGGGGGTCGTCGCCGAGGTCACCCAATACCTCAAGCCCAAGACCGCCGACGCCGTTGACAGCGGCATCTGCCGGGTCGTCGTCGATCTTCATGCTCTCAAGCACTTCGACATGACGGTAATCAAACTGCTGTTCACCACCATGCAGACGTTCCGCGAGCTTGCCCTCCAATACGTCCTGGTTGGCAACAGCCAGATCGTCACCGAGTGCAAGGGCTTCGAGGACACGAAGGGTTGGCAATTCGTCGATTCGGTCGAGGACGCCAAGGCCCAGCTCAACAAAGGTGCCCCCGTGCTGGCGACCGCCGGTTGA
- a CDS encoding tetratricopeptide repeat protein, with amino-acid sequence MKSFLLILGGLVSVPAIYASTETHAAAPVPHAEVESAPTHAAPEHGPEKSAPSEAHATTPAATSEEIASLLRIGEAKSQQQDWASAELAYGQVLAAGRLATNAQVRAGLLGLARVYRGDRRLTKATAVYERYIKEYPDDEQLPVVYLELGRCLRALGAHRLAIARFYSVLNSTLKLPEEGSDNYRQLARTAQFEIAETYFQSGDYEQSYRFFSRLRLLDLAPADRARAAFKSAYSLNLKGDFEKTVTQLRAYLSLYPEGEDAPESRYLLSVSLRRLGRNQESLAATMDLLKIEKSRTDANPKTWSYWQRKTGNQLANEFYEQGEITTALAIYQCLRELGGPPDWLLPVQYQIGLCQERLHQPELARATYQSILDSLRLPSADSTRNSAVSTDITTMVTWRIQHLDWLEPTEKRLMLFSTPSTSSPPAVASTTP; translated from the coding sequence ATGAAATCGTTCCTCCTCATTCTCGGTGGTCTCGTTTCCGTGCCGGCCATTTATGCCAGCACGGAAACGCACGCGGCTGCTCCGGTGCCTCACGCCGAGGTTGAGTCAGCGCCGACGCACGCCGCGCCCGAGCATGGACCGGAGAAATCTGCGCCCAGTGAAGCTCACGCCACCACGCCCGCCGCCACCTCCGAGGAGATCGCGAGTTTGCTTCGTATCGGTGAGGCCAAGAGTCAGCAGCAGGACTGGGCGTCCGCCGAACTCGCCTACGGTCAGGTGCTCGCCGCCGGCCGGTTGGCGACCAATGCCCAAGTCCGGGCCGGGCTTCTCGGTCTCGCTCGAGTGTATCGTGGTGATCGCCGGCTCACCAAAGCCACCGCCGTTTACGAGCGTTACATCAAAGAATATCCCGATGATGAACAACTCCCCGTGGTTTATCTGGAACTCGGTCGCTGCTTGCGCGCACTCGGCGCACATCGACTGGCCATCGCCCGGTTTTACAGCGTGTTGAACTCCACGTTGAAACTTCCCGAGGAGGGCTCCGATAATTACCGCCAGCTCGCCCGCACCGCTCAGTTCGAAATTGCCGAGACTTATTTCCAATCCGGCGATTACGAGCAGTCCTATCGTTTTTTCTCCCGTCTGCGCCTGCTCGATCTGGCTCCTGCCGATCGTGCACGCGCCGCTTTCAAATCCGCATATTCGCTTAACTTGAAGGGCGACTTCGAAAAAACCGTCACTCAACTCCGCGCCTACCTGTCGCTTTATCCGGAAGGCGAAGACGCGCCCGAGTCCCGTTATCTGCTTTCCGTTTCATTGCGCCGGCTCGGCCGAAATCAGGAGTCACTCGCCGCCACGATGGATCTGTTAAAAATCGAAAAATCCCGCACCGACGCCAATCCCAAGACGTGGAGCTACTGGCAGCGCAAGACCGGCAACCAGCTAGCCAACGAATTCTACGAACAGGGCGAAATCACCACCGCACTCGCCATTTATCAATGCCTGCGTGAACTCGGCGGCCCGCCCGACTGGCTTCTTCCCGTGCAATACCAGATCGGTCTCTGTCAGGAGCGTCTGCACCAACCTGAACTCGCGCGCGCGACGTATCAGAGCATCCTTGACTCCCTGCGTCTCCCGTCGGCTGATAGCACCAGAAACTCCGCCGTCTCCACCGATATAACCACCATGGTTACTTGGCGGATACAGCACCTTGACTGGCTCGAACCCACGGAAAAACGACTGATGCTTTTCAGCACGCCCTCCACGTCTTCGCCTCCCGCCGTCGCTTCCACCACCCCCTGA